Within Pseudomonas sp. LBUM920, the genomic segment TCACATAACCGGCGGCCGCCAGGCCCGCGCGCATCTGCTTCATGTAAAAGCTCGATGGTTTTTTCGCGGGCGACTTCAAGCGCTCTCCCTTGCGGCTTGCTGAATCAGGATCGGGCCCTGCTGGCGGGCTCGATGGAGAGCTGCTTTTCATGGTGCTGACCTCGTTGTGAAAAACTCACGCGTGAGAAAATCTACAGGCAATGTTGGCGATGCTCAATAGCTCACGCGTGAGATTTTTTCTGGTTCGTCGCACCTGTCAAAAAGCACCCTCTGCTTAAGACTGTCTCTGCCGTCATTGAAATCTGATGAACGGTTCTTCGACGGGAGCGGTGTACCACCACCCAGCTCGACGCGCTCTACGATAAGCCCGCGTTGAACGTCAGGCTATTTTGCCTATACGCGCCCTACTCCATAAATGTTCCGAAATAACCTCGCCGTTGTGAATTGTTGTGAAGGCTTTGCGAATTGACTAAAAGTCCGTGCTAAGTTCCGTCACGCCATCTTTCACAGCAGCAACGCCCAGCGGCCAACCAATTAAGGCCGCCCTCTCGTTATTCAATAAACCGCCTCGGGTAAGTTACCTAGGAAGTTGTGCGGCCCTGCGCGTTTTAAAAGGGGCAGGCGTAATAATTAGATCAGGAGAAGTACCATGGTAGCGAAGGTAGAAACGACCCCAAAGGACGCAGCGGTCACTCAAAAAAGCTCCGTCGCTGCCTGGGAAAAATCCGTCGAAAAAGCGTCTGCACCCAAAGACGAGTTGGGTAAAGGGCAGAAACGCCCCGAAGGTGATACCCGCTCAGCCCAGCAAATTATTGATGACACCCCGCTGCTCGCCCAACTCGGTAATCAAAGTGGCGTGAAAGACAACCTTAAAAAGCAGGTCGGCGATTTTGAGAAAGACGCGGACGCAGCCTATCGCGCCTCGAAAGTGCTGGAGCATGTCGAATACATCGACGAAAACGGCAAGCTGACCGATGGCCAGGATGTTGGCAACAGCAGCATCGACGGCTTCACCAAGGATGGCGAGGCGCGGCATGGCACTGAGGCGGGCCGGCTGCAGGATTTCGGCAAGTATGGCTATTCCAGCCTGCGCGGCGAGGTGGTGAAGTCGGACTTGGGTGACCAGCAGAAGCGCCCCGACGGTGACACGCGCTCGGCCAAGGAGATTATCGACGCCACACCGCTGCTGAAAAACCTCGGCAACCAAAGCGACGTGAAGGACAACCTCAAGAAGCAAGTGGGCGATTTCGAGAACGACGCCGACGCCGCGTACCGCGCCACCCAGGTGCTGGAACATGTGGTGAGCATCGATGAAAACGGCAATTTGCTCACTGGCATCGACGCCAGGAATAAAGACAACGACAGCATCGACGGTTTCACCAAAGACAAGGAAGCCCGCCATGGCACCGAGGCCGGGCGCTTGCAGGATTTCGGCAAGTACGGCTATTCGAGCCTCAAAGGCGACCTGATGCACGTCAAAGACGCGACGCACACCGACAAGGCCGCGCCGCCCGATGAGCCCGAAGACGTGCAGGCCCTGCGCGACAAATACAACATCCCGACCTTCGGTGCCGAAGGGCTGATGGACATGGAGTTGCCCAACGACAAGACCGTGGGCGGCCAGACGGCCGAGAACCTTGTGCAGGGCATTCGCGATGACATCAAGAGCGGCAAGCTGGCCGAAAACTCGGATGAAGCAAAGATCGTCAAGCTGATGGACGCCCAGGCCGCGCTGGACGACGGCTACGACCTGTACGGCTACGCGGAGAGCATCAACCTGGGCAGCGGCACATACCGTGAGACGGATAAGACCCCGACCCAGTTGAACGGCAAAGACGTCAAAGAGATGGTCGACGAGGACAAACTTGCCAAAGAAATTTCCACGTTGATGGGCAAGGAAGGGATTAAGGATCGCTACGACGCAGAACTAAAGAAAAGTGTCGGTAGTTTATCGGAAGATCGGTTGAATGAAGTTCGCGAACAAGTATTCCCGGCCCTCTTCAAAGACGGCACCCGTGATGCCAACTTGAACTTCGAAGAATATGTGATCGCGATGAATGACTCGGGTGATCCGAAGAAATCGGAAATGGCCGAGTTGGACGTAGACCGCTATTTCGAGTCGCTGCGCATTCTCGAACCGGACAGCTACACCGCGCGCAAACAGACGTTCGACCAGAACATGATGACGCACCAACTCAACACCTACATGGAAAACCCCGACAAGGTCTCGCCGGAAAATACCGAAAGTGGGCTGAAGGCCTCGTTCACGATGATCAAGGGCGGTATCAACGCCGCCCTGGGTGGCCTGGACAAGGGCGACAAAGCCTACGACATGTACAAAAAGATGAAGGATGAGATCGACATCCTCGACGGCCATATCAAAGGGCTGACGCCGGCAGAGAACAAACAGATCGCAGCGGCCATTCGTCTCGCGGCTGCCAGCGGCGACCCGAAAGCCATCGACAAGGTGGTCGACACCCAATTGAAGGGCCTGGGCGCCAATCGCGAAGCGGCCGCCGGTTCCTTGAAGACAGTGCTGCACACCGCCAGCTCCACCGGCGGGCTCAGTGCCATGGCGGGCACCATGAACCTGGTCAGCGGCGCGCTGCAGCTCGCCAATGGCGGCGGCAACATGACCGACGACCAGAAGATCGCCGCCGCGAAAGACCTGGTCGCCGGCTTGAGCTTCACCAACGACTTCCTCAAGTTCGGTTCGAACATTGTGGAAACCCTGGGTGGCACTAAACCCTATGAACCTGACGTGGACAAAGACGGTAAAGGCCCGGCAAAAATCAAAGCCACTGAATGGCTCGGCTTGATCGATGAGAACCTCCCGGACATCTGGGGCAAGAAAACCACAGAAAAATCTGACGCGCTGGCCGCATCCATCAGCACCCGCGTCAAGGAAGCTTCCGACACCCTCAAGAAACTCGACGTGGGCAACCTGTCGGCCGATGAGGTGAAGGAGTACGACAGCGCCGCCAAAACCCTCGGCGAGCACATGGGCGTCAAGGACCTTCCCGGCAAAGGTACGCCAGCGTCCAAATCCGAAATTGCGATCGCCTCGGGGCGTTCGTTCCTGCGGTTTATGGGCGGCTCCGGCCTGGACTTGACCGGCGGCGTGATGGACATCGTTTCCGGCGCGCGCAAACTGAAAAACGCCAAGACCGCACTGGAAAAAACTGACGCTGCCTTCACGCTGGGCGGGGGTGCGTCCGGTACCGGCATGGCGATCGCCAATACCATCTCGATGTTCGCCCCCAAAGGTGCTCACCTGGCAGGCAAACTGGCCGGTGATGTTGCCGCGACGGTCATACGCGGGCTCGCCATCGGCGCCCGCGTGGCGGGTCCGATTTTCGCCGTGGCGGGTGTGATCTTCGGGGTCGCAGGCACCCTGATTGCCGAGGCGGTCGAGCATGCCAAAATGCAAAAACTCACCGATTCCCAAGGCAAGTTCTTCAAAGACCTCGCCGACGCCGGCGTGACCAAGGACGACTGGGGCGACAAGCTCGAATACGCGCGTTATGCCACTTACATGTACGGCGGCCGCGACACGCCGGACGACAAGTCGATGTTCGAGTATCAGTCGGACGAGTGGAAACACTTCCAGGAAACCGCAGACAAAAAAGGCAGCTCGCTCGCGCGACTGGCGCCCTACCTGCACAAAGACAGCGACCCGGACAGCAAAAACCTGTGGGAAAAATTCCTCGCAGGCGGCACCAGCTCCAGCGGGCCGCATGGCAGTGAACGGCACACCGACGATTGGCGGCCTTGGGGCAGCACGGACATGGAGACGGGGAGCAAGCACACGGCTTGATGTTGCGTAGGCATTTATAAGGCGACCCCATGCCGTTCAGTCAAGCGTAAATCCCTGTGGAAGCGGGCTTGCCCGCGAAAGCGGTGGTTCAGTCAACATCAATGTTTGCTGGGCTGACGTCTTCGCGGACAAGCTCGCTCCCACAGTTGATCTTCGCTGCGTAGCGTATTGCGTTCGCTTAACTGAGCGGCCTTGAGGCGCGGCATGGTCCGGCGCTTGACTCTCCCCTATACGGCACACACTACCCTGAAAGCCCCCTTTTCAGGACCTCATCCCATGCCACAGCGCATCCTGGTCATCCTCGGCCACCCTTGCGGCACGAGCTTCTGCTCAGCCTTGGCCGATGCCTACATCCACAGTGCAAACCTCGCCGGCCACCAGGTACGCGTCCTACCCTTGCGCGACCTCTCTTTCGACCCCGTGCTTCACCACGGCTACACACAGATCCAAGCATTGGAACCTGACTTGCTCAGCGCCCAGTCCGACATCCTCTGGGCCACCCATCTGGCATTCGTTTTCCCGATCTGGTGGGGGGGTATCCCGGCGTTATTGAAAGGGTTCATCGACCGTATTTTCCTACCCGGCTTTGCCTTTAAATACCGCGAAGGCAAGTCATTTCCTGACAAGCTGCTGCTCGGCCGAACCGCGCACGTGTTGGTGACCCTGGACACGCCGCCGTGGTATTACCGCTGGTTCTACCGCATGCCCGGCATTCATCAGTTGCGCAGCACCACACTGGCGTTTTGCGGCATCAAGCCGACCAAGACGTTGATGTTCGGGCCGGTGTTGGCCTCTACGCCAGCGCAGCGGGCAAAGTGGCTGACTCAGGCTGGCGGACTAATGGGAAAAGGGAGTTTTCATGTACATCGGCAAAGCCGCGCAACTGTCGGGCACGACCATCAAGGCGATTCGTCACTATGAGGCGATAGGCCTGTTGCCTGCGCCGCAGCGGGAAGGGCGTTACCGGGTCTATTCGGCGCAAAGTGTCGAGCTGCTGGCATTGATCAAGTGCGCCCAGCAGTTGGGGTTCAAGCTCAAG encodes:
- a CDS encoding NAD(P)H-dependent oxidoreductase, translating into MPQRILVILGHPCGTSFCSALADAYIHSANLAGHQVRVLPLRDLSFDPVLHHGYTQIQALEPDLLSAQSDILWATHLAFVFPIWWGGIPALLKGFIDRIFLPGFAFKYREGKSFPDKLLLGRTAHVLVTLDTPPWYYRWFYRMPGIHQLRSTTLAFCGIKPTKTLMFGPVLASTPAQRAKWLTQAGGLMGKGSFHVHRQSRATVGHDHQGDSSL